ACCCGGGAGCTCAAGGCCAAGCAGAAGCGTGGCGAGGAGCATCACCTGCTCAAGGGCAAGACCCTCGGGATGCTTTTCGAGAAGAGTTCGACGCGCACCCGCGTGTCTTTTGAGGTCGGCATGTTTCAGTTGGGCGGCCACGCCTTGTTTTTGTCCTCGGGAAATACCCAGATGGGACGTGGCGAGCCCATCAAGGACACGGCGCGCTGTATGGCGCGCTATGTCGACGGGGTCATGATCCGCACCTTTTCCCAAAGCGTTGTTGAAGAATTCGCCGCGTGCAGCAGTGTGCCGGTGGTCAACGGCCTCACCGATCTCTACCACCCCTGCCAGGTGATGGCCGATCTGTTCACCGTCAGCGAACATCGCGCCAACTGGCGCGAGCTGAACTACTGCTGGATCGGTGACGGCAACAATATGGCCAATTCGTGGATCAATGCGGCCGCTGTGTTCGGCTTCGAACTGCGGGTGGCCACGCCCGACACCTACCGCCCCGACGGCACAGTCATGGAGCGGGCCCGCAAGATGGGGGCGCGCATCAGCTACACCAACAGCCCCCGGGAGGCGGCGCGCGGCGCCCACGTTCTCAACACCGATGTGTGGGCGAGCATGGGACAGGAAGCCGAGCAGAAGGAGCGCGAAATAGCCTTCCAGGGCTACCAGATCAACACCGAACTGCTGAAGACCGCAGCCGCAGACTGCCTGGTCATGCACTGTCTGCCCGCTCATCGCAATGAGGAAATCACCGACGAGGTTATCGAGGGGCCGCACTCCATTGTGTTCGATGAAGCGGAAAACCGTCTGCACGTGCAAAAAGCCATTCTGGCCACTCTGATGCAATAGCAGAGGGACCATGACACTGACCTGTCCCGAGTGCGGCTTGAGCCGCGACATTCCGCAGGAGCGCCTGCCCGCGCGCGCGGCGCGCGTGAAATGTCCCCGCTGCACGGCGGTATTTTCCTATCCGGGCGCCTCGGTGCAAACGGGCGAAAACACCGGCAACGAAGAATCCTCGCTCAAAGCTGTTAAGCTTACAGAAAGCGCCGCGCCGGACACGGACAATCGCGCGCTGCGCCCCAAAGCGGGCTTCTGGATGCGCGGCGTGGCGGCCCTTATCGACGGAATGCTCATCAGCCTGGTGCAGATGGTGTTAGGCGGCTTTCTTGGCTGGGCCGGACAGCTAACCTTTGGCCCCGGCAGCGAAACCACCCACTTGTTGGTGCTGACCCTGGCCCTGTTCAACTTTGTGCTGTGGCAGACCTACAAAGTGTTTTTCACCGGCTACTGCGGACAGACGCCCGGCAAGATGGCCTTGCGCATTCAGGTCATCCGCCATGACGGCGCCTCGGTAGGATTTATGCGTGCCTTCGTCCGGGAAGTGGTCGGCAAGTTCATTTCAGGAATTCTTTTTGGCCTGGGCTTTCTCATGGTGGCCTTCGACGCTCAAAAGCAGGGACTGCACGATCGCCTGGCCACGACCTACGTCATCAAACTTTAGGCTTAAGGAGGGCGGGCCTTTTTCTTTCGCCGTCTTATTTCAACCTCAGGAGACTTATTCATGTCCAAAAAGGGAAGCGTCAACAAGGTCGTTCTGGCTTATTCAGGGGGTCTTGACACCTCGATCATTCTCAAATGGCTGGTTGAGGAATACGGTTGTGAAGTCATTGCCTATTCCGCCGACCTCGGGCAAGGCGAGGAACTTGACAACATTCCGGAAAAAGCCAAAAAAACCGGGGCTTCAACCTGCCACATCCTCGACCTCAAAGAAGAATTCGCCCGCGATTTCGTTTTCCCCATGTTCCGCGCCAATGCCATCTATGAAGGTCGCTATTTTCTCGGCACCTCCATCGCCCGGCCGCTCATCGCCAAGGCGCAAATGGACATTGCCGCCCAGGAAGGGGCCGACTCCGTCTCCCATGGCGCCACCGGCAAGGGCAACGATCAGGTGCGCTTCGAGCTGGCCTACTACCATTTCGATCCGGCGATCAAGGTCATAGCTCCCTGGCGCGAGTGGGATCTCAAGAGCCGCACCGCCTTGGAGGAATATGCGCGCAAGCACGGCATTCCCGTGCCGACCAGCAAGAAATTTCCCTGGAGTTCGGACCGCAACCTGCTGCACATCTCCTTCGAGGGCGACATTCTCGAAAATCCCTGGGCCGAGGCCCCGGAGGAAATGTATGTACTCACCGTTCGTCCCGAGGATGCCCCGGATCAGCCGGAATATGTCGAAATCGACTTTGAAAAGGGCGATGCCGTAGCGGTCAACGGTGAGCGACTCTCGCCCGCCAAGCTCCTGGCCAAGCTCAATGAATTGGGCGGCAAGCACGGCATCGGCCGCGTCGACCTCATGGAGAACCGCTATGTCGGCATGAAGAGCCGCGGCGTCTATGAAACCCCCGGCGGAACCATTCTCGAGGAGGCCCACCGCGCGGTGGAATCCATCACCATGGACCGCGAAGTCATGCACCTGCGCGATTCGCTGGTGCCGCGCTACGCCGAGATGATCTACAACGGCTACTGGTTTGCCCCCGAGCGCAAGGTACTCCAGGCCCTCATCGACGAATCGCAGAAGACCGTCAACGGCAAGGCGCGCATCAAGCTCTACAAGGGCCATTGCCGAGTGGTCGGCCGCCAGTCGGACACTGACAGCCTGTTCAACGTCGACTTCGCCACTTTCGAGGCGGACGAAGTCTACAACCAGGCCGACGCTGAAGGCTTCATCAAGCTCAATGCCCTGCGTCTGCGCATCGCCGCCATCCAAAGACTGGCGAAAACCAAATAACGCGAAATCCGGGACGCGGAGCGCGAAGGGCCGTTTTGCCTTTCTCGCCCCGCGTCCCGCATTCCGACTTTTATGGAATTCAAAAAACAACAGGCCATCAAAACCTCCGTCGTCGCTTGCGTCATCGACGAGAACGAACGCGTGCTGCTGACGCGGCGCTGCATCGAGCCTTTCTGCAGCCTGTGGGTCATGCCCGGCGGCAAAATCGATCATGGCGAGTCGATTCTGGCGGCGTTGCACCGCGAGGTGCGCGAGGAAGTGGGCATCGAGATCCACGTTGAGGGCCTCATCGATGTCTTTGAACACATCGATGTCGGCGACCGTAAGGATCATTTCGTCATTCTTTACTACCGCGCCGTGCCTTTAAGCCTTGAGCTTTCACCCAACGGCGACGAATGCACCGAAGCCATCTGGGCCCTCAAGAACTGTTTGCCGAAAATGGCCCTGCCGCCGGGTGGCCGCCACATCCTCACCCAGGTGTTCCCCGATCTGCCCTGGGAGCAGCCACGTCCCGCCGATCTTGACCTGAACGAGGAACTTCCCGGCGGGCAACTCACATCCTCCAGCCAGAACTGAGCGCATGTTTCAGATCGTCGACCAGCAGATCAACGTCGAATTTCCCCTCGGGCACCATCTGCATTGTCTCATCGCGCAGATTCCCAACAGCTTGGGGTTGTCGAGCTTTGCCTGCAAACTGACCGATCCCCAGCCGCAATGGGAGCGCATTCGCTCGATTCTCGAACTCGCCGCCGAAGGTCCGGGAAACCTCAAGAAACTGCACTTTCTCATGCTGCCGGAATCCTCCATGCCCGCAGCGCATGTGGGCGAAGCTCTGACCTTTATCGATCGCCACTTCCGCCCCAACACCATCACCATGTTCGGCGTCGAGCACATTCGCCTGCACGAATACCGCGCTCTTCTTGAAGACTACCGAGCCGACAACCAAGAGGTTCTGGCCTCGGTTCTGAAAGACAGCGATGCGGGCGACATCGAGCAGCTGCCGGTCAACTGGGCGGTGATCGCGGTCAAGGAGACGGACGGGCGCCTGCGGGTTTTCCTGCAGGCCAAAAGCCATCCCATGGTGGCCGAGGAAACCATCGACCCCTTTCACGACCTCTATCGCGGCAAGGCCTTTCCCCTGCTACGCTGTACGCCGGTCGGCTTCAACTTCATGGCCATGATCTGCCTTGATTACATCTACCGCGATCTCTACCAGTCCAACATCAACACGGTGATCGAGAGGGCCAACGATCTGTTCTTCCGCACCCGCCAGCGCCTGGACCTGCTGGCGGTTCTGCAATGCAATCCCAAGCCCGAGCATCAGGCCTTTCGCGACGTGGTCAACGGCTTTTACGGCGAATATCTGGCCTACACCCCCGGGGTGCGCGACACGGTCACGGTGTTTGCCAATACCTCCAACGAAACCAGCGGGCTCAGCGTCAAAGGCGACTACAGCTTCGGCCATTCATCGGTCATTATTCACAAGAGCCACAAGATTCTGCCGGTCAGCTATCCTGAATTCGCCAGCGACGATTTCGACGGGCTGCCGGTCTGCCGGCTGCGTTTTGGCGCCGACACCCGCCTTTATTATGTCAACCTGCCGCTGTTTCACGAACTTGATCCCCGCACCACCCGCTTTCCCCTCAAGGTGCATGGCATTTACCGCCTCGCGGGGAAATTGGGCTGGACACGCCTTGAGGATACCGACCTGCAACCCCTTGGCGATATCAGGGAAAAGGCCGCCGCTTGCCCCCTTACTCCGGCCCCGAACGGCACCAAGTAACCCGCGACACCCAACTATTGACCCGCAATCCACCGACAGGGAGACATCGAGTCCATGGCACAGGATAAACTCTGGGGCGGACGCTTCAGCCAGCCCACCGACAAGTTCGTCGAAGAATTCACCGCCTCCATCACCTTTGACCAGCGCATGTACCGCTACGACATTCAGGGTTCCATCGCTCATGCGCGCATGCTGGCCCGGCAAAACATCATCGCTCAAACCGAAGCCGAGCAGATCATCGCCGGCCTCGAAGAAATTCTCGCCGAAATCGAGGCGGGCCGGTTTGAATTCAAGGTCAGCCTTGAAGACATCCACATGAACATCGAATCGCGCCTCATTGAGCGCATCGGCCCCGTTGGGGGCAAGCTGCACACCGCTCGTTCACGTAACGACCAGGTGGCCCTTGACGTTCGCCTTTACCTGCGCGATGAGCTCAAGGCCATCGCACGCTATCTTGACAGCCTGCAGGACGCGGCACTCGGGCAGGCCGAAGCCAACCTCGCCGTCATCATGCCCGGTTATACCCACCTGCAAACCGCCCAGCCGGTGCTTTTCGCCCACCACATGCTGGCCTATTATGAAATGTTCCGGCGCGACGCGGGACGTCTTGCCGATGTCGCCAAACGGCTCAACGAATTGCCCCTCGGCGCCGGCGCCCTGGCAGGAACCACCTTTCCCATCGACCGGGAGTACGTCGCCGAACAACTCGGCTTTGACGGGGTGACGCGCAACAGTCTCGATTCGGTCTCCGACCGCGATTTCGCCCTCGAATTCTGCTCTGCCGCCGCGATTCTCATGATGCACCTCTCGCGTCTCTCGGAGGAGCTGATCCTGTGGTCTTCGGCTGATTTCAACTTCATCGAGCTGACGGACGCTTTCTGCACCGGCAGCTCGATCATGCCACAGAAGAAAAATCCCGACGTTCCCGAACTGGTGCGCGGCAAGACCGGGCGCGTCTACGGCAATCTGATCAGCCTGCTGACCCTGATGAAAGCCCTGCCCCTGGCCTACAACAAAGACATGCAGGAAGATAAGGAGCCGCTGTTCGACACCATCGACACGGTCAAGGGCAGCCTCAAGATTTTTGCCGACATGATCGCGCAGATGCGGGTTAAGGCCGAGCCCATGCGCATCGCCGCGGCACGCGGGTTCTCCACCGCCACCGACGTCGCCGACTATGTGGTGCGCAAGGGTTTGCCCTTTCGCCAGGCTCATGAAGTGGTGGGCAAGACGGTGCGCTACTGTATCGAGCAGGGCAAGGATATCCCTGAGCTGACCCTGGAGGAGTTCCAACAGTTTTCGCCGCTCATCGAAGCCGACATCTACGACTACGTTACCCTCGAAGCCTCGGTTAACGCCCGCCGCGCCACAGGCGGCACCGCGCGCCAAGCGGTAACGCGCGAAATCAAGCGGGCCCGTGAG
The DNA window shown above is from Geoalkalibacter ferrihydriticus DSM 17813 and carries:
- the argF gene encoding ornithine carbamoyltransferase yields the protein MKKDFLCLTDWSRDELEQIFGLTRELKAKQKRGEEHHLLKGKTLGMLFEKSSTRTRVSFEVGMFQLGGHALFLSSGNTQMGRGEPIKDTARCMARYVDGVMIRTFSQSVVEEFAACSSVPVVNGLTDLYHPCQVMADLFTVSEHRANWRELNYCWIGDGNNMANSWINAAAVFGFELRVATPDTYRPDGTVMERARKMGARISYTNSPREAARGAHVLNTDVWASMGQEAEQKEREIAFQGYQINTELLKTAAADCLVMHCLPAHRNEEITDEVIEGPHSIVFDEAENRLHVQKAILATLMQ
- a CDS encoding RDD family protein, producing MTLTCPECGLSRDIPQERLPARAARVKCPRCTAVFSYPGASVQTGENTGNEESSLKAVKLTESAAPDTDNRALRPKAGFWMRGVAALIDGMLISLVQMVLGGFLGWAGQLTFGPGSETTHLLVLTLALFNFVLWQTYKVFFTGYCGQTPGKMALRIQVIRHDGASVGFMRAFVREVVGKFISGILFGLGFLMVAFDAQKQGLHDRLATTYVIKL
- a CDS encoding argininosuccinate synthase → MSKKGSVNKVVLAYSGGLDTSIILKWLVEEYGCEVIAYSADLGQGEELDNIPEKAKKTGASTCHILDLKEEFARDFVFPMFRANAIYEGRYFLGTSIARPLIAKAQMDIAAQEGADSVSHGATGKGNDQVRFELAYYHFDPAIKVIAPWREWDLKSRTALEEYARKHGIPVPTSKKFPWSSDRNLLHISFEGDILENPWAEAPEEMYVLTVRPEDAPDQPEYVEIDFEKGDAVAVNGERLSPAKLLAKLNELGGKHGIGRVDLMENRYVGMKSRGVYETPGGTILEEAHRAVESITMDREVMHLRDSLVPRYAEMIYNGYWFAPERKVLQALIDESQKTVNGKARIKLYKGHCRVVGRQSDTDSLFNVDFATFEADEVYNQADAEGFIKLNALRLRIAAIQRLAKTK
- a CDS encoding NUDIX domain-containing protein — its product is MEFKKQQAIKTSVVACVIDENERVLLTRRCIEPFCSLWVMPGGKIDHGESILAALHREVREEVGIEIHVEGLIDVFEHIDVGDRKDHFVILYYRAVPLSLELSPNGDECTEAIWALKNCLPKMALPPGGRHILTQVFPDLPWEQPRPADLDLNEELPGGQLTSSSQN
- the argH gene encoding argininosuccinate lyase: MAQDKLWGGRFSQPTDKFVEEFTASITFDQRMYRYDIQGSIAHARMLARQNIIAQTEAEQIIAGLEEILAEIEAGRFEFKVSLEDIHMNIESRLIERIGPVGGKLHTARSRNDQVALDVRLYLRDELKAIARYLDSLQDAALGQAEANLAVIMPGYTHLQTAQPVLFAHHMLAYYEMFRRDAGRLADVAKRLNELPLGAGALAGTTFPIDREYVAEQLGFDGVTRNSLDSVSDRDFALEFCSAAAILMMHLSRLSEELILWSSADFNFIELTDAFCTGSSIMPQKKNPDVPELVRGKTGRVYGNLISLLTLMKALPLAYNKDMQEDKEPLFDTIDTVKGSLKIFADMIAQMRVKAEPMRIAAARGFSTATDVADYVVRKGLPFRQAHEVVGKTVRYCIEQGKDIPELTLEEFQQFSPLIEADIYDYVTLEASVNARRATGGTARQAVTREIKRAREERQAQP